Below is a genomic region from Sinorhizobium meliloti.
GCCCGTCGCGCTTGGCGACCTCCTCCAGATGGGGAATGCCCGAGGCGATGGACGCCTCGATTTCGGCGCGGGTCGCGGCGCGTCCGCCTGCATAGAATTCGAGCCCTTCCGGCTCGCCGACGAAGAACAGGACGCCGTTTGAAACCTGCATCAGGCTATAGAAGCGCGTGACCCAAATCGCGGTCACGCCGGGATTGCGCTCGATCATGATCCCGGCGACCTCGCGGGCCTCGGGCAGATCGCGCTCGCGGCGCTTGGCGTTGGGATTGGAAAGAAAGGGGCATGCCTTGGCGGCAAAGACCGCGCAGTCGTAATGCGATGGTGGCTCGGAAGATACCCGGTTTATGCAGCACATCGGGCCGAGGGCGAACGCCTTGCGGGTGCCCATGACATCGCCGCAAATCCAGCAAAGGTTCCGCCTGACGCTTGCGGCCATGTGGTCGTGGCTGACGAGGCGAAAATCCGGTTCGCCTTTCTTGTCCACGACGCCGACAAACTTCGGGATGGGGAAGCCTCGCTTGTCGCGAGGCAACCGGGCGATGCGGGAGGGCATATGCTTGAATTCGCGCCGGCTCATTTTTTCAGCACCTCCCTTGCGCGGACGAGGGCGGCGCCGAACGTCCATGGCTTGGGCTGCGCTACTCGGTTCCAGCCGGGCGGCAAATCGCGCGCGTCCAGCCCATAGCGGCGCAGATGCGCCCGTTCGGAGTCGACGAACGCATGGGGGAAGCCACGGCAGCGGAGATATTGCGCCAGCAAGCACTCGCGGCAGCTGATGTAATCATAATATTGCTCCGGGTCCTGCGCGGCCAACCAATCGATCAGGGCGGCATTGTCGAACGTCGGTCTCATTTCGGATCCTCCTTTTCCATCTCGCGCAGGCGGCGCGCTTTGATCTTCTGGCAAATCTCTTGATCAAGGTCGGAGCCTTCGAACCGCGCCATGGGGTCAAGCTCGGTCCAGACTTCCTCCACGCTCGCGGCGTCTTTCGCCTCGGCCAGCCGGTCGCGCAGTTCGTCAAAGAATTCCGCGTCGGGGATTGCGTCGGCATCGACGCCGCCCATTTCCTCGCGATCGGGGTCGGGCTCGTCATCAAGGGGGGAGGCCGAGTCTACCGGCGGCTGCCCGGTCCCTGACTCGACCTCCGTCGCGTCACCCTGCGCCGTCTGGATTTTTTCACCAGCAGGGCTCTGCTGACCTATGCGCGGCGCGCGCGGCGCTGGCGGCAATAGGGCAATGTTCTGGTCTTCGGCGATCCGCCGGCCCTCGTCCTCGTCGTAGATGCCGGCAAAGCCGAAGGCATAGCGGGCGCATTGCATCAGCGCCTTGTGGCGCAACATGCGGTTCTTCATTTTCCATGGATCGGTGTCGCGCCAGCACTCGGCGAGGTATTCGGTGACGGCGGTCGGGTGGCTTCGGTCCTTGCGATGCATGATGCACGTACAAGAAAT
It encodes:
- a CDS encoding RecT family recombinase — its product is MNQLAKAPRRSVLIDMAGQFGMEADAFEMTVRAQCSPTPKKGEQFRPLTREEFAAFLLVAKKYDLNPLTREIFAYPKRGGGVVPIVSIDGWINLVNSHPACDGFEFTWERDANGDPISCTCIMHRKDRSHPTAVTEYLAECWRDTDPWKMKNRMLRHKALMQCARYAFGFAGIYDEDEGRRIAEDQNIALLPPAPRAPRIGQQSPAGEKIQTAQGDATEVESGTGQPPVDSASPLDDEPDPDREEMGGVDADAIPDAEFFDELRDRLAEAKDAASVEEVWTELDPMARFEGSDLDQEICQKIKARRLREMEKEDPK